The following coding sequences are from one Melanotaenia boesemani isolate fMelBoe1 chromosome 17, fMelBoe1.pri, whole genome shotgun sequence window:
- the LOC121628002 gene encoding hemoglobin subunit beta-2-like, with amino-acid sequence MVKWSDFERTTIQDIFSKMDKDVVGPAALSRCLIVYPWTQRYFGSFGNLYNAAAIKSNPKVVAHGKVVLAGLERALKNMDNIKETYAELSVLHSEKLHVDSDNFKLLADCLTIVVAGQLGKDFTPDVQAAFQKFLAVVVSALRKQYH; translated from the exons ATGGTGAAATGGTCAGACTTCGAACGCACCACCATCCAGGACATCTTCTCGAAGATGGACAAAGACGTCGTGGGTCCTGCAGCTCTTTCCAG GTGCCTGATCGTCTACCCCTGGACCCAGAGATACTTCGGTAGTTTTGGAAACCTCTACAATGCTGCTGCTATCAAGTCAAACCCGAAGGTTGTAGCTCATGGAAAGGTTGTCCTGGCTGGTCTGGAACGAGCTCTGAAGAACATGGACAACATCAAGGAAACGTACGCAGAGCTGAGCGTGCTGCACTCCGAGAAGCTGCACGTGGATTCAGACAACTTTAAG CTCCTGGCGGACTGCCTGACCATCGTGGTTGCTGGTCAGCTGGGTAAAGACTTCACTCCTGATGTCCAGGCAGCTTTCCAGAAGTTCCTGGCTGTGGTGGTGTCCGCCCTGAGGAAGCAGTACCACTAG